One genomic window of Roseateles sp. DAIF2 includes the following:
- a CDS encoding GGDEF domain-containing protein, whose amino-acid sequence MDVTLVSALRDLLEPLSVAIFRIVGDAGQERWLTRARLSGDEVVATADSFWTEPGRLPALQAHPERLECMRERHVLQRQCADGAWLTLFPLATEREVVGVLEVSSTDKLKPSAQRMVGSILRIYHNFQGLLDYSERDTLTGLLNRKTFDESFLKAVGDLGAPHHHDCPSAEDRRHEAERPRYWLGVIDIDHFKSVNDRFGHLIGDEVLLLLSRLMRNSFRFHDLLYRFGGEEFVVLMRCEDEEDAAHAFERLRRNCEHYQFPQVGRITVSVGFSEVRADDAPAGAFERADRAVYHAKAHGRNQVQSHAELVALGQMKETAQLSAVELF is encoded by the coding sequence ATGGACGTCACCCTGGTTTCGGCCCTGCGGGACCTGCTGGAGCCGCTGTCGGTGGCGATCTTCCGCATCGTCGGCGATGCCGGCCAGGAACGCTGGCTGACGCGCGCGCGCCTCTCCGGCGACGAGGTCGTCGCCACCGCCGATTCCTTCTGGACCGAGCCGGGCCGCCTGCCCGCGCTGCAGGCCCATCCGGAGCGGCTCGAATGCATGCGCGAGCGCCATGTGCTGCAGCGCCAATGCGCCGATGGCGCCTGGCTGACCCTGTTCCCTCTGGCCACCGAACGCGAGGTGGTGGGCGTGCTGGAGGTCAGCTCGACCGACAAGCTCAAGCCCTCGGCGCAGCGCATGGTCGGCAGCATCCTGCGCATCTATCACAACTTCCAGGGCCTCTTGGACTACAGCGAGCGCGACACGCTGACCGGGCTCCTGAACCGCAAGACCTTCGACGAGAGCTTCCTGAAGGCGGTCGGCGACCTGGGTGCGCCGCACCATCACGACTGCCCGAGCGCCGAGGATCGCCGCCATGAAGCGGAGCGCCCGCGCTACTGGCTGGGCGTGATCGACATCGATCATTTCAAGTCGGTCAACGACCGCTTCGGCCACCTGATCGGCGACGAGGTGCTGCTGCTGCTGTCGCGCCTGATGCGCAACAGCTTCCGCTTCCACGACCTGCTGTACCGCTTCGGCGGCGAGGAGTTTGTCGTGCTGATGCGCTGCGAGGACGAGGAGGATGCGGCCCATGCCTTTGAGCGCCTGCGCCGCAACTGCGAGCATTACCAGTTCCCGCAGGTCGGACGCATCACGGTCAGCGTCGGCTTCAGCGAGGTGCGCGCCGACGACGCGCCGGCCGGCGCCTTCGAGCGCGCCGACCGCGCCGTCTACCACGCCAAGGCTCATGGCCGGAACCAGGTGCAGAGCCATGCCGAGCTGGTGGCGCTGGGGCAGATGAAGGAAACGGCGCAGCTGAGCGCGGTCGAGCTGTTCTAG